One part of the Magallana gigas chromosome 5, xbMagGiga1.1, whole genome shotgun sequence genome encodes these proteins:
- the LOC105324274 gene encoding uncharacterized protein DDB_G0286299 gives MEGILPYRSSEFEVNPRIYQPWRDTEEIENMMIQKMVDQTLMSVLSTVSEEVSMDKSRSKPVKMVIRNVQYAPSSGTSPLKPSTKNKKERRPKKGKREETGSDVTVNEPMISVPASKFKSMVLSEVESRATRVHDYYSYQWNDLQRDRLQLYGDFIRLSERDRRLEAQMDLAIAEIHCLQNENEKLKIELDDIKNAKKKKRKDAKLRRNKDKEQDRQADSAEKNGDTQEREMSKEEEKDEMAKDGNKKARKGRHGKTENTETTADALQTESNRTAGSKTLRDKSMLNTLLDLQKEATSNPLTREMGTGDDGQLIVHDDGCVTATSIVELNFRSKGVALKSNVLDKKSKEVGVALDKSEDYEGLDSGEPAESANDVSKSGVKKQGVGVEDELR, from the exons ATGGAAGGAATACTGCCCTACAGAAGTAGCGAGTTTGAAGTTAATCCACGCATCTACCAGCCATGGCGAGACACGGAGGAAATCGAGAACATGATGATACAAAAGATGGTGGACCAAACTTTAATGTCCGTGCTATCTACAGTGAGCGAGGAAGTGT ccatGGATAAAAGTCGATCAAAGCCAGTTAAGATGGTCATCAGAAATGTTCAATACGCGCCATCTAGCGGCACAAGTCCTTTGAAGCCCTCAACCAAGAACAAGAAAGAAAGGCGACCAAAGAAAGGCAAACGAGAGGAAACAGGATCTGACGTCACTGTCAATGAACCAATGATTTCAGTCCCGGCCTCAAAATTCAA GTCTATGGTACTGAGCGAGGTGGAGTCTAGAGCCACGCGGGTACACGACTACTACAGCTACCAGTGGAACGACTTACAGAGAGACAGGCTCCAATTGTACGGCGACTTCATCAGGCTCTCCG AGCGAGACAGAAGGCTTGAGGCACAGATGGACCTCGCCATCGCAGAGATTCATTGCCTGCAGAATGAAAACGAGAAACTCAAGATAGAG CTTGATGACATTAAGAAtgcaaagaaaaagaaaagaaaagatgctaaGCTCCGACGAAACAAAGACAAAGAGCAGGATAGACAAGCTGATTCTGCAGAGAAAAATGGCGATACACAGGAAAGGGAAATGTCTAAAGAGGAGGAAAAGGATGAAATGGCAAAGGATGGAAATAAAAAAGCCAGGAAAGGCAGGCATGGCAAGACGGAGAACACAGAAACAACCGCAGACGCTCTTCAAACCGAATCTAATAGAACAGCAGGTTCTAAGACATTGAGGGATAAATCTATGTTAAACACATTGCTTGATCTCCAAAAAGAAGCGACCTCAAATCCGCTAACCAGAGAAATGGGTACGGGTGACGACGGTCAGTTGATAGTCCACGATGACGGTTGCGTTACAGCAACAAGTATTGTAGAACTGAACTTCAGGTCAAAAGGCGTGGCCCTAAAATCAAACGTCTTGGACAAGAAATCAAAGGAAGTGGGCGTGGCTCTGGACAAATCAGAAGACTACGAAGGTTTAGATTCAGGAGAACCAGCTGAGTCGGCCAATGACGTCAGCAAGTCAGGCGTGAAGAAACAGGGGGTGGGAGTTGAAGATGAACTAAGATAG
- the LOC105331846 gene encoding multiple epidermal growth factor-like domains protein 10 isoform X3, whose amino-acid sequence MMMLIKLLSFTVFILEYFLSTEAQLCSEGELSNNQTNCCKGYRLEGGKCNVCSSFKFGDNCASTCSCVQANSESCSNVDGTCRCKPGYTESNCQSACSIFKFGKNCSSTCKCVQANSQSCNNVNGMCMCKPGYMGTNCESKCASWTFGNGCNPCTCVRDKTRDCNFVSGVCTCLAGYKGKNCGESCDDYTFGIRCASKCKCNVTNSASPCNKVNGTCNCKPGYDPHQNCGEKCRLPHYGKSCLLPCKCNTQTASSCNAFTGECVCRPGYVPPNCREVCSGYTYGQNCSTNCTCVPENTRRCDPVTGGCTCLAGWRGQNCQLECEDGTYGDECAKECNCQGNQFKTCRKSDGLCICSTGYGGENCSKLYTAPERSSAVVGAAVGSVVALLFIASAVGIGLFVMMSRRKRRYGEVAKADTNGLTVTNQTYNNTEFNQNEAEEPTYENMATAKTPPSETPSSGNVYDTAEKTKTDAALYGNVEVSNPALPPANVGGEYESVTLTSGQGEDGLYEALRKQSSTDTSLYTGLHFDNKEEKGAKKSHSKKTQNKKKPAKLPKPSGSPSSSE is encoded by the exons ATGATGATGTTAATAAAGCTTCTGTCTTTTACTGTCTTTATTTTGGAATATTTCCTATCGACAGAGGCTCAGCTATGTTCAGAAGG GGAACTTAGTAATAACCAGACAAATTGCTGTAAAGGATACCGTCTGGAGGGAGGAAAATGTAACG tTTGTTCAAGTTTCAAGTTCGGAGACAATTGCGCATCAACCTGTTCGTGCGTGCAGGCTAATTCAGAGAGCTGTAGCAACGTGGATGGCACGTGCAGGTGCAAACCAGGGTACACCGAAAGTAATTGTCAGAGTG CATGTTCCATCTTCAAGTTCGGAAAAAATTGCTCATCTACCTGCAAGTGCGTGCAGGCTAATTCACAGAGCTGTAACAACGTGAATGGCATGTGTATGTGTAAACCAGGGTACATGGGTACTAACTGCGAGAGTA AATGTGCATCCTGGACATTTGGAAATGGTTGTAATCCATGCACGTGTGTACGGGACAAAACAAGAGATTGCAACTTTGTTAGCGGCGTGTGCACATGTTTAGCAGGTTATAAGGGGAAAAACTGCGGAGAAA GTTGTGATGACTACACCTTTGGTATTAGATGCGCCAGTAAGTGTAAATGTAATGTGACGAACTCCGCCTCACCTTGTAACAAAGTGAACGGTACCTGTAACTGTAAACCAGGTTACGATCCGCATCAGAACTGTGGGGAAA AATGCCGCTTACCCCATTATGGAAAGAGCTGTCTGTTGCCCTGTAAATGTAACACGCAGACCGCCAGTAGCTGTAACGCCTTCACGGGGGAGTGCGTGTGTCGGCCAGGTTACGTGCCGCCCAACTGTAGGGAGG TTTGTAGTGGATACACGTACGGACAAAACTGCTCGACAAACTGCACGTGCGTGCCAGAAAACACGCGTCGATGTGATCCAGTAACAGGAGGCTGCACGTGTCTAGCGGGCTGGCGGGGTCAGAACTGCCAACTGG AATGCGAGGACGGAACATATGGTGATGAATGCGCTAAGGAATGTAACTGCCAAGGGAACCAGTTTAAAACGTGTCGGAAGTCAGACGGACTGTGCATCTGCAGTACCGGATATGGGGGCGAGAATTGCTCAAAAC TTTACACGGCGCCTGAGAGAAGTTCCGCGGTGGTGGGGGCCGCGGTGGGATCCGTAGTCGCGCTGTTATTCATCGCGTCCGCGGTGGGCATTGGTCTCTTTGTGATGATGTCCAGGAGGAAAAG GAGATACGGAGAGGTGGCAAAAG CTGACACCAATGGTCTGACAGTGACCAACCAAACCTACAACAACACGGAGTTTAACCAGAACGAGGCTGAGGAGCCGACCTACGAGAACATGGCGACTGCTAAAACGCCACCAAGCGAGACGCCATCTAGCGGCAACGTGTACGACACCGCGGAGAAGACAAAGACGGACGCGGCGCTGTATGGAAATGTGGAAGTGTCGAACCCAGCCCTCCCGCCGGCGAACGTTGGGGGAGAGTACGAGAGTGTGACTCTGACCTCGGGGCAGGGGGAGGACGGTCTGTACGAGGCTCTGAGGAAACAAAGCAGCACGGACACATCGCTCTATACTGGGTTACACTTCGACAATAAGGAGGAAAAAGGCGCCAAGAAATCGCACTCTAAGAAAacccaaaataaaaagaaacctgCCAAACTCCCAAAACCTTCAGGTTCTCCGTCATCTTCAGAATAA
- the LOC105331846 gene encoding protein draper isoform X2: MMMLIKLLSFTVFILEYFLSTEAQLCSEGELSNNQTNCCKGYRLEGGKCNVCSSFKFGDNCASTCSCVQANSESCSNVDGTCRCKPGYTESNCQSACSIFKFGKNCSSTCKCVQANSQSCNNVNGMCMCKPGYMGTNCESKCASWTFGNGCNPCTCVRDKTRDCNFVSGVCTCLAGYKGKNCGESCDDYTFGIRCASKCKCNVTNSASPCNKVNGTCNCKPGYDPHQNCGEKCRLPHYGKSCLLPCKCNTQTASSCNAFTGECVCRPGYVPPNCREVCSGYTYGQNCSTNCTCVPENTRRCDPVTGGCTCLAGWRGQNCQLECEDGTYGDECAKECNCQGNQFKTCRKSDGLCICSTGYGGENCSKPCAMWRYGSECLGRCECHVNNSISCDTITGVCTCKSGYIPEFCEVYTAPERSSAVVGAAVGSVVALLFIASAVGIGLFVMMSRRKRRYGEVAKADTNGLTVTNQTYNNTEFNQNEAEEPTYENMATAKTPPSETPSSGNVYDTAEKTKTDAALYGNVEVSNPALPPANVGGEYESVTLTSGQGEDGLYEALRKQSSTDTSLYTGLHFDNKEEKGAKKSHSKKTQNKKKPAKLPKPSGSPSSSE; this comes from the exons ATGATGATGTTAATAAAGCTTCTGTCTTTTACTGTCTTTATTTTGGAATATTTCCTATCGACAGAGGCTCAGCTATGTTCAGAAGG GGAACTTAGTAATAACCAGACAAATTGCTGTAAAGGATACCGTCTGGAGGGAGGAAAATGTAACG tTTGTTCAAGTTTCAAGTTCGGAGACAATTGCGCATCAACCTGTTCGTGCGTGCAGGCTAATTCAGAGAGCTGTAGCAACGTGGATGGCACGTGCAGGTGCAAACCAGGGTACACCGAAAGTAATTGTCAGAGTG CATGTTCCATCTTCAAGTTCGGAAAAAATTGCTCATCTACCTGCAAGTGCGTGCAGGCTAATTCACAGAGCTGTAACAACGTGAATGGCATGTGTATGTGTAAACCAGGGTACATGGGTACTAACTGCGAGAGTA AATGTGCATCCTGGACATTTGGAAATGGTTGTAATCCATGCACGTGTGTACGGGACAAAACAAGAGATTGCAACTTTGTTAGCGGCGTGTGCACATGTTTAGCAGGTTATAAGGGGAAAAACTGCGGAGAAA GTTGTGATGACTACACCTTTGGTATTAGATGCGCCAGTAAGTGTAAATGTAATGTGACGAACTCCGCCTCACCTTGTAACAAAGTGAACGGTACCTGTAACTGTAAACCAGGTTACGATCCGCATCAGAACTGTGGGGAAA AATGCCGCTTACCCCATTATGGAAAGAGCTGTCTGTTGCCCTGTAAATGTAACACGCAGACCGCCAGTAGCTGTAACGCCTTCACGGGGGAGTGCGTGTGTCGGCCAGGTTACGTGCCGCCCAACTGTAGGGAGG TTTGTAGTGGATACACGTACGGACAAAACTGCTCGACAAACTGCACGTGCGTGCCAGAAAACACGCGTCGATGTGATCCAGTAACAGGAGGCTGCACGTGTCTAGCGGGCTGGCGGGGTCAGAACTGCCAACTGG AATGCGAGGACGGAACATATGGTGATGAATGCGCTAAGGAATGTAACTGCCAAGGGAACCAGTTTAAAACGTGTCGGAAGTCAGACGGACTGTGCATCTGCAGTACCGGATATGGGGGCGAGAATTGCTCAAAAC CCTGTGCCATGTGGCGGTATGGATCAGAGTGCCTGGGACGATGCGAGTGTCACGTGAACAACAGCATCAGCTGTGATACAATAACAGGAGTATGCACGTGCAAGAGTGGGTACATCCCAGAATTTTGTGAAG TTTACACGGCGCCTGAGAGAAGTTCCGCGGTGGTGGGGGCCGCGGTGGGATCCGTAGTCGCGCTGTTATTCATCGCGTCCGCGGTGGGCATTGGTCTCTTTGTGATGATGTCCAGGAGGAAAAG GAGATACGGAGAGGTGGCAAAAG CTGACACCAATGGTCTGACAGTGACCAACCAAACCTACAACAACACGGAGTTTAACCAGAACGAGGCTGAGGAGCCGACCTACGAGAACATGGCGACTGCTAAAACGCCACCAAGCGAGACGCCATCTAGCGGCAACGTGTACGACACCGCGGAGAAGACAAAGACGGACGCGGCGCTGTATGGAAATGTGGAAGTGTCGAACCCAGCCCTCCCGCCGGCGAACGTTGGGGGAGAGTACGAGAGTGTGACTCTGACCTCGGGGCAGGGGGAGGACGGTCTGTACGAGGCTCTGAGGAAACAAAGCAGCACGGACACATCGCTCTATACTGGGTTACACTTCGACAATAAGGAGGAAAAAGGCGCCAAGAAATCGCACTCTAAGAAAacccaaaataaaaagaaacctgCCAAACTCCCAAAACCTTCAGGTTCTCCGTCATCTTCAGAATAA
- the LOC105331846 gene encoding protein draper isoform X1 translates to MMMLIKLLSFTVFILEYFLSTEAQLCSEGELSNNQTNCCKGYRLEGGKCNVCSSFKFGDNCASTCSCVQANSESCSNVDGTCRCKPGYTESNCQSACSIFKFGKNCSSTCKCVQANSQSCNNVNGMCMCKPGYMGTNCESKCASWTFGNGCNPCTCVRDKTRDCNFVSGVCTCLAGYKGKNCGESCDDYTFGIRCASKCKCNVTNSASPCNKVNGTCNCKPGYDPHQNCGEKCRLPHYGKSCLLPCKCNTQTASSCNAFTGECVCRPGYVPPNCREVCSGYTYGQNCSTNCTCVPENTRRCDPVTGGCTCLAGWRGQNCQLECEDGTYGDECAKECNCQGNQFKTCRKSDGLCICSTGYGGENCSKPCAMWRYGSECLGRCECHVNNSISCDTITGVCTCKSGYIPEFCEGAIYTAPERSSAVVGAAVGSVVALLFIASAVGIGLFVMMSRRKRRYGEVAKADTNGLTVTNQTYNNTEFNQNEAEEPTYENMATAKTPPSETPSSGNVYDTAEKTKTDAALYGNVEVSNPALPPANVGGEYESVTLTSGQGEDGLYEALRKQSSTDTSLYTGLHFDNKEEKGAKKSHSKKTQNKKKPAKLPKPSGSPSSSE, encoded by the exons ATGATGATGTTAATAAAGCTTCTGTCTTTTACTGTCTTTATTTTGGAATATTTCCTATCGACAGAGGCTCAGCTATGTTCAGAAGG GGAACTTAGTAATAACCAGACAAATTGCTGTAAAGGATACCGTCTGGAGGGAGGAAAATGTAACG tTTGTTCAAGTTTCAAGTTCGGAGACAATTGCGCATCAACCTGTTCGTGCGTGCAGGCTAATTCAGAGAGCTGTAGCAACGTGGATGGCACGTGCAGGTGCAAACCAGGGTACACCGAAAGTAATTGTCAGAGTG CATGTTCCATCTTCAAGTTCGGAAAAAATTGCTCATCTACCTGCAAGTGCGTGCAGGCTAATTCACAGAGCTGTAACAACGTGAATGGCATGTGTATGTGTAAACCAGGGTACATGGGTACTAACTGCGAGAGTA AATGTGCATCCTGGACATTTGGAAATGGTTGTAATCCATGCACGTGTGTACGGGACAAAACAAGAGATTGCAACTTTGTTAGCGGCGTGTGCACATGTTTAGCAGGTTATAAGGGGAAAAACTGCGGAGAAA GTTGTGATGACTACACCTTTGGTATTAGATGCGCCAGTAAGTGTAAATGTAATGTGACGAACTCCGCCTCACCTTGTAACAAAGTGAACGGTACCTGTAACTGTAAACCAGGTTACGATCCGCATCAGAACTGTGGGGAAA AATGCCGCTTACCCCATTATGGAAAGAGCTGTCTGTTGCCCTGTAAATGTAACACGCAGACCGCCAGTAGCTGTAACGCCTTCACGGGGGAGTGCGTGTGTCGGCCAGGTTACGTGCCGCCCAACTGTAGGGAGG TTTGTAGTGGATACACGTACGGACAAAACTGCTCGACAAACTGCACGTGCGTGCCAGAAAACACGCGTCGATGTGATCCAGTAACAGGAGGCTGCACGTGTCTAGCGGGCTGGCGGGGTCAGAACTGCCAACTGG AATGCGAGGACGGAACATATGGTGATGAATGCGCTAAGGAATGTAACTGCCAAGGGAACCAGTTTAAAACGTGTCGGAAGTCAGACGGACTGTGCATCTGCAGTACCGGATATGGGGGCGAGAATTGCTCAAAAC CCTGTGCCATGTGGCGGTATGGATCAGAGTGCCTGGGACGATGCGAGTGTCACGTGAACAACAGCATCAGCTGTGATACAATAACAGGAGTATGCACGTGCAAGAGTGGGTACATCCCAGAATTTTGTGAAGGTGCGA TTTACACGGCGCCTGAGAGAAGTTCCGCGGTGGTGGGGGCCGCGGTGGGATCCGTAGTCGCGCTGTTATTCATCGCGTCCGCGGTGGGCATTGGTCTCTTTGTGATGATGTCCAGGAGGAAAAG GAGATACGGAGAGGTGGCAAAAG CTGACACCAATGGTCTGACAGTGACCAACCAAACCTACAACAACACGGAGTTTAACCAGAACGAGGCTGAGGAGCCGACCTACGAGAACATGGCGACTGCTAAAACGCCACCAAGCGAGACGCCATCTAGCGGCAACGTGTACGACACCGCGGAGAAGACAAAGACGGACGCGGCGCTGTATGGAAATGTGGAAGTGTCGAACCCAGCCCTCCCGCCGGCGAACGTTGGGGGAGAGTACGAGAGTGTGACTCTGACCTCGGGGCAGGGGGAGGACGGTCTGTACGAGGCTCTGAGGAAACAAAGCAGCACGGACACATCGCTCTATACTGGGTTACACTTCGACAATAAGGAGGAAAAAGGCGCCAAGAAATCGCACTCTAAGAAAacccaaaataaaaagaaacctgCCAAACTCCCAAAACCTTCAGGTTCTCCGTCATCTTCAGAATAA
- the LOC136275418 gene encoding proline rich transmembrane protein 1B-like, producing MTDLYVQLLMDGFSDETETPDTSQKADGRLVHDYLPTSVLVACLCFYMPTGLLAVRYAHKARQSLRNGKEEEAERFSRNALLLILTTVFTLPILCFTAFVT from the exons ATGACGGACCTGTACGTGCAGCTTCTTATGGATGGGTTCTCTGACGAAACAGAAACGCCAG ACACGTCACAGAAGGCGGACGGACGGCTGGTCCACGACTATCTCCCCACCTCTGTACTGGTGGCATGTCTGTGTTTCTACATGCCTACAGGTCTGCTGGCGGTCAGATACGCCCACAAG gcTAGGCAATCTCTACGCAATGGAAAAGAAGAAGAAGCAGAAAGGTTCTCTCGGAACGCCTTGCTGCTTATCCTTACAACAGTGTTCACACTCCCGATACTGTGCTTTACTGCTTTTGTCACGTGA